In Woeseia oceani, one DNA window encodes the following:
- a CDS encoding CTP synthase: MTSYVFITGGVVSSLGKGITSACLGAILESRGLSISMIKLDPYINVDPGTMSPFQHGEVFVTDDGTETDLDLGHYERFVRTTTGRNSNFTTGRIYETVIGKERRGDYLGATVQVIPHITDEIKESVKRGAGDADICLVEIGGTVGDIESLPFLEAIRQMGVELGHDKVVYVHLTLVPYIATSSEIKTKPTQHSVKELRSIGIQPDILVCRSEQMLPAEQRRKIALFTNVSEKAVISAIDVDDLYKIPALMQAQGLDEIVARQLKLDLPESDLSEWSEIVKAKLNPEAEVNIAMVGKYVDLRDAYISLSEALLHGGIHTRTRVNIHYFESQQIERDGTDCLQGMDGIVVPGGFGDRGVEGKIKAVSFARLNKVPYLGICLGMQVAVIEAARNLAGLEGAHSTEFDRATPHPVVALITEWQTGSGKFEERSEQSDMGGTMRLGSQQINLQPGSLAAKSYGSDTIHERHRHRYEVNNNYRQQLEAAGMVFSGLSVDDLVEMVEIPDHPWFVASQFHPEFTSNPRDGHPLFTGFVLATRAHHSGQMPKAVEA, translated from the coding sequence ATGACATCGTATGTTTTCATCACCGGCGGCGTGGTGTCCTCGCTCGGTAAGGGCATTACTTCAGCTTGCCTCGGCGCCATTCTCGAATCTCGTGGCTTGTCTATCAGCATGATCAAGCTGGATCCGTACATCAACGTGGATCCCGGCACGATGAGTCCGTTTCAGCACGGCGAAGTGTTCGTTACCGACGATGGCACGGAAACCGATCTCGATCTCGGGCACTACGAACGGTTTGTCCGTACGACTACAGGTCGCAACAGCAATTTCACAACAGGCAGAATTTACGAGACCGTAATTGGCAAAGAGCGCCGGGGTGACTATCTGGGCGCAACGGTGCAGGTTATTCCGCACATAACCGATGAGATCAAAGAGAGCGTCAAGCGCGGCGCGGGTGATGCTGACATTTGTCTGGTTGAGATCGGTGGCACGGTTGGTGACATTGAGTCGTTGCCGTTCCTCGAGGCCATTCGCCAGATGGGCGTCGAACTGGGGCACGACAAGGTGGTTTACGTACACCTGACGCTCGTGCCCTATATCGCCACGTCATCTGAAATCAAGACCAAACCGACGCAGCATTCTGTCAAGGAACTGCGCTCCATCGGCATTCAACCGGACATACTGGTTTGTCGATCAGAGCAGATGCTGCCCGCGGAGCAGCGTCGAAAAATCGCACTGTTTACCAATGTGTCGGAGAAGGCTGTTATCTCGGCTATAGACGTTGACGACCTGTACAAGATCCCGGCGCTGATGCAGGCGCAGGGTCTCGACGAAATCGTAGCCCGCCAGTTAAAGCTCGACTTGCCGGAATCGGATCTCAGTGAATGGTCGGAAATCGTGAAAGCGAAACTGAACCCGGAAGCCGAGGTCAATATCGCCATGGTCGGCAAGTACGTGGATCTGCGCGATGCCTATATCTCGCTCAGTGAGGCGCTGTTGCACGGCGGTATCCACACCCGAACGCGGGTCAATATTCATTATTTCGAGTCACAGCAAATCGAGCGGGACGGCACCGATTGCCTGCAGGGTATGGACGGAATTGTCGTGCCCGGCGGATTCGGTGATCGCGGCGTTGAGGGCAAGATCAAGGCGGTCAGCTTTGCGCGCCTGAACAAGGTGCCGTACCTCGGTATCTGTTTGGGCATGCAGGTGGCGGTTATAGAAGCGGCACGCAATCTGGCCGGTCTGGAGGGGGCTCACAGTACTGAGTTTGATCGGGCGACGCCGCACCCGGTCGTTGCATTGATTACCGAGTGGCAAACGGGCAGCGGAAAGTTCGAGGAGCGCAGCGAGCAGTCGGATATGGGCGGCACCATGCGCCTCGGTTCGCAGCAAATTAATCTGCAACCCGGCTCACTGGCGGCAAAGTCTTATGGCAGCGATACGATTCATGAACGGCATCGGCATCGTTACGAAGTGAACAATAACTACCGACAGCAGCTGGAAGCAGCCGGTATGGTTTTTTCCGGTCTGTCTGTCGATGACCTGGTTGAGATGGTCGAGATTCCTGATCATCCCTGGTTCGTGGCCAGCCAGTTTCACCCTGAGTTCACCTCGAATCCACGTGACGGACATCCCTTGTTTACCGGATTCGTTCTGGCGACCCGCGCGCACCATAGCGGCCAAATGCCTAAGGCGGTTGAAGCATGA
- the kdsA gene encoding 3-deoxy-8-phosphooctulonate synthase, with translation MKLCGFEVGAKEPLFLIAGTCVVESEAMTIDTAGKLQEITRELGIPFIYKSSFDKANRSSSGSFRGPGMEEGLRVLGEVKRQLQLPVLTDVHEDTPMDEVASVVDVLQTPAFLCRQTNFILRAASAGKPVNIKKGQFLSPWEMQNVVDKARSTGNEQIMVCERGFSFGYNNLVSDMRSLAVMRGTGSPVVFDATHSVQLPGGKGSASGGQREFVPVLARAATAAGVAGLFMETHPTPETALSDGPNAWPLGMMRELLETLLTIDQAVKQRGFQEAEFGLGVTADS, from the coding sequence ATGAAGCTGTGCGGTTTTGAGGTTGGCGCAAAGGAACCGCTGTTCCTGATCGCTGGTACCTGCGTGGTGGAAAGCGAGGCCATGACCATTGATACGGCGGGCAAGCTGCAGGAAATCACGCGGGAACTGGGTATACCGTTCATTTACAAATCGTCATTCGATAAAGCGAATCGCAGCTCCAGCGGCAGTTTTCGCGGACCGGGCATGGAAGAGGGCTTGCGCGTACTGGGTGAAGTAAAGCGCCAGCTGCAGTTGCCGGTGCTTACGGACGTGCATGAAGATACGCCGATGGACGAAGTCGCGTCGGTAGTCGACGTGTTGCAAACGCCGGCGTTTCTTTGCCGACAGACCAATTTCATCTTGCGGGCCGCGAGCGCGGGCAAACCCGTGAACATCAAGAAGGGGCAATTCCTGTCGCCGTGGGAAATGCAAAACGTTGTCGATAAAGCGCGCAGCACCGGCAATGAGCAGATCATGGTTTGCGAGCGCGGTTTTTCCTTCGGCTACAACAACCTGGTGTCCGATATGCGCAGCCTCGCGGTGATGCGTGGCACGGGTTCACCGGTAGTCTTCGATGCCACTCACTCGGTGCAATTGCCGGGTGGCAAAGGGTCAGCCTCTGGCGGCCAGCGCGAATTTGTGCCGGTCCTGGCCCGTGCGGCGACCGCCGCGGGTGTCGCCGGCTTATTCATGGAAACACACCCGACTCCCGAGACAGCTTTGTCAGATGGACCAAATGCCTGGCCGCTCGGCATGATGCGGGAGTTGCTCGAAACGTTGCTGACGATCGACCAGGCGGTAAAACAGCGCGGATTCCAGGAAGCGGAGTTCGGGTTGGGCGTTACGGCAGACAGCTAA
- the eno gene encoding phosphopyruvate hydratase: MIRITDIHGREILDSRGNPTVEAEVRLADGTEARAAVPSGASTGTREAVELRDGDKSRYLGKGVRNAVANVNGVLRDALLATEFADCRAVDQCMIDLDGTDNKGKLGANALLAISLATAHAAARSAGMPLYRSLGASSTMPVPMMNIINGGAHADNNVDIQEFMILPVGAPSFSEALRYGAEVFHSLRGVLSSMGLNTAVGDEGGFAPDLPSNQAALDTIVTAIEKAGYVVGKDIVLGLDVASSEFYTDGRYRLSSENRDFDAAGFADYLAGLADAYPIVSIEDGMDEGDWDGWQLLTERLGSRVQLVGDDLFVTNTAILKSGIDRKIANSILIKPNQIGTLSETLDAITMAIDGGYTAVISHRSGETSDSTIADISVGTRATQIKTGSLSRSDRIAKYNQLLRIEEELGGEASYAGRAGFNVTIPG, encoded by the coding sequence ATGATCCGTATTACTGATATTCATGGCCGAGAAATACTCGATTCGCGCGGTAACCCGACAGTGGAAGCAGAAGTGCGCCTCGCGGACGGTACCGAAGCCCGGGCTGCTGTGCCATCCGGTGCATCGACCGGTACCCGGGAAGCCGTTGAGCTGCGGGATGGCGACAAGTCACGCTATCTCGGCAAGGGCGTAAGAAACGCTGTCGCGAATGTAAACGGCGTGCTTCGCGATGCCTTGCTCGCAACGGAGTTCGCGGACTGTCGGGCGGTTGATCAGTGCATGATTGACCTTGATGGTACTGACAACAAAGGCAAACTGGGCGCCAATGCATTGCTTGCCATTTCACTGGCTACTGCGCATGCCGCTGCGCGTTCGGCCGGTATGCCGCTGTACCGTTCGCTGGGCGCCAGTTCGACCATGCCGGTACCGATGATGAACATCATCAACGGCGGTGCGCATGCTGACAACAACGTCGACATTCAGGAGTTTATGATCCTGCCGGTTGGCGCGCCGAGTTTTAGCGAGGCCCTGCGTTACGGTGCGGAAGTCTTTCACTCCCTACGCGGTGTGTTGTCGTCTATGGGGCTGAATACAGCCGTCGGCGACGAGGGTGGCTTCGCACCGGATCTGCCGTCAAACCAGGCAGCACTCGACACCATCGTGACTGCCATCGAGAAGGCCGGTTACGTTGTAGGCAAAGACATCGTGCTGGGCCTGGATGTCGCCAGTTCCGAGTTCTACACCGATGGTCGTTATCGCCTCAGCTCGGAGAACCGGGACTTTGATGCGGCCGGGTTTGCGGATTATCTCGCGGGTTTGGCCGATGCCTATCCGATTGTGTCGATCGAAGACGGCATGGACGAGGGTGACTGGGACGGCTGGCAGTTGCTGACCGAACGGCTGGGATCGAGGGTACAGCTGGTCGGTGACGATCTGTTCGTGACCAATACAGCAATCCTGAAATCCGGCATCGATCGGAAGATTGCAAATTCTATATTGATAAAACCCAACCAAATCGGTACCTTATCGGAAACTCTTGACGCGATTACTATGGCGATTGATGGTGGCTACACCGCCGTGATTTCGCACCGCTCCGGGGAAACGTCTGACAGCACGATTGCCGACATCAGCGTCGGGACACGAGCCACTCAGATCAAGACCGGTTCATTGTCGCGCTCGGATCGCATCGCCAAGTACAACCAGTTGCTGCGTATCGAGGAAGAGTTGGGCGGTGAAGCCAGCTACGCGGGCCGCGCCGGATTTAATGTGACCATACCTGGCTGA
- a CDS encoding septum formation initiator family protein has product MRWVMYTLIVITIALQGQLWLADDGYRKTRNLSLAVAEQRQQNEALRERNAALDAEVLNLKNGRAAAEERARTDLGMIGKNETFFQVVPAKDITRH; this is encoded by the coding sequence ATGCGCTGGGTAATGTACACACTGATCGTCATTACGATCGCGCTGCAAGGCCAACTGTGGCTTGCCGACGATGGTTATCGCAAGACCCGCAATCTGTCCTTGGCCGTCGCCGAGCAACGTCAGCAGAACGAGGCGCTGCGTGAACGTAACGCCGCACTCGATGCTGAAGTGCTGAACCTCAAGAACGGGCGGGCCGCCGCCGAAGAGCGGGCCCGTACCGACCTTGGCATGATCGGCAAGAACGAGACGTTCTTTCAGGTTGTGCCAGCGAAAGATATAACCCGCCACTGA
- the truD gene encoding tRNA pseudouridine(13) synthase TruD: protein MPDWRRAGGLPSTTATIRSQPEDFRVSEVMELEFSGDGEHDWLLLEKTANNTLWIARQLARFAGIPLRDVGYSGLKDRHAVTTQWFSVRRARGQDHAWTDFRLDGVVMLQCVRHCRKLRRGTHRANRFELTLRNVTDDPRPALERIAASGVPNYFGEQRFGHGGGNVLLARRLFAGQRLKREQRSLALSAARSLIFNDVLDARLEAGNWDVLLPGDIASLEGSNSHFPVEVVDETLVERCRQFDVHPSGPLWGRNGQADARSEVERQVLARHADFVAALERHGDAARRSLRVCIHELETDYSGDTLTLKFTLQSGSFATAVLREIAVCNDASRESAVA from the coding sequence TTGCCAGACTGGCGACGCGCCGGCGGTTTGCCGTCAACGACAGCCACCATTCGTTCGCAACCGGAAGACTTTCGCGTCAGTGAGGTCATGGAGCTTGAGTTTTCAGGCGATGGCGAGCACGACTGGTTATTACTCGAAAAGACCGCCAACAATACCTTGTGGATTGCCAGACAGTTGGCTCGTTTTGCCGGGATTCCGTTGCGCGACGTGGGGTATTCGGGGCTAAAAGACCGGCATGCCGTAACGACGCAATGGTTTAGCGTTCGACGTGCCCGGGGGCAGGACCACGCCTGGACGGACTTCAGGCTGGATGGCGTGGTTATGCTCCAGTGCGTCCGGCATTGCCGTAAATTGCGCCGCGGAACGCACCGGGCGAATCGCTTTGAGCTGACCCTGAGGAATGTAACGGACGACCCGCGCCCGGCGCTGGAGCGGATAGCTGCTTCCGGCGTACCCAACTATTTTGGCGAACAACGTTTCGGCCACGGTGGCGGCAACGTGTTGCTTGCCCGTCGTTTGTTTGCCGGACAGCGGCTGAAGAGGGAGCAACGATCTCTGGCACTGTCGGCAGCCCGCTCGCTCATATTCAATGACGTGCTCGACGCGCGGCTGGAGGCCGGCAACTGGGATGTGTTGTTGCCGGGTGATATCGCGAGCCTCGAGGGCAGCAACAGTCATTTTCCGGTTGAGGTGGTGGACGAGACGCTGGTCGAGCGCTGCCGGCAGTTCGATGTGCACCCCAGTGGTCCCTTATGGGGGCGCAATGGGCAGGCAGATGCACGGTCGGAAGTCGAGCGGCAAGTGTTGGCGCGCCATGCTGATTTCGTGGCCGCTCTGGAGCGGCACGGCGATGCGGCCCGGCGCTCACTGCGAGTTTGTATTCATGAGCTTGAAACTGACTATTCGGGTGACACATTGACTCTGAAATTTACCCTGCAGAGCGGTTCATTTGCGACCGCTGTCTTGCGGGAAATAGCGGTCTGCAACGACGCTAGCCGCGAGTCAGCCGTGGCGTAA
- a CDS encoding Smr/MutS family protein, translating to MNDDRSDNPPPSDDDETALFRRAVAGTRPLNSSYVPPERKPPPPRARFRRQDEEAVLTESLLCSAEDIEANAGERLQFRRPEVGQRTLRRLARGSYSIQAEIDLHGMTAAYAESALHAFIRDSVQNNLRCVRIVHGKGHGSGLGGPVLKVKVNHWLRRWRDVLAFASARQVDGGTGAVYVLLRHG from the coding sequence ATGAACGACGATCGCAGCGATAACCCGCCACCCAGCGACGACGACGAGACGGCACTTTTTCGTCGCGCCGTCGCAGGTACCCGACCTCTCAACAGCAGCTATGTGCCTCCAGAGCGCAAGCCGCCGCCGCCGCGTGCACGCTTTCGGCGCCAGGACGAAGAGGCCGTGCTGACCGAGAGCCTGCTTTGCAGTGCGGAGGATATTGAAGCAAATGCTGGCGAACGCCTGCAGTTCCGGCGCCCGGAAGTAGGCCAGCGCACTCTGCGCCGTCTTGCCCGCGGCAGCTACAGCATACAGGCAGAGATCGATCTGCACGGAATGACGGCGGCGTACGCCGAATCCGCCCTGCACGCATTCATCAGGGACAGCGTGCAGAACAACCTGCGTTGCGTGCGCATCGTGCACGGCAAAGGGCACGGATCCGGTCTTGGCGGCCCCGTACTGAAAGTAAAGGTCAATCACTGGTTACGCCGCTGGCGGGATGTACTGGCGTTCGCATCGGCGCGCCAGGTGGACGGCGGCACCGGTGCCGTCTACGTCCTGTTACGCCACGGCTGA
- the surE gene encoding 5'/3'-nucleotidase SurE, with translation MKILVSNDDGYLATGINTLAEALAEVGEVVVVAPDRNHSGASNSLTLHSPLRIHKVRDNCYCVNGTPSDSVHLALSGYLDFEPDIVVSGINHGANLGDDVIYSGTVAAAMEGRFLGFPAVALSMVGPRATHFATAAQIACELVKRLERETLAPDTILNVNVPDLPYSALAGVQSTRLGFRHRSEPLIKSRDPHGRTIYWIGPAGDGQDAGPGTDFEAIEQGYVSVTPLKVDLTRHDAVGPLQDWLNR, from the coding sequence ATGAAAATTCTAGTTAGCAATGACGACGGCTACCTCGCCACTGGCATCAATACCCTGGCGGAAGCCTTGGCCGAAGTCGGTGAAGTCGTCGTGGTCGCGCCGGACCGAAATCATTCCGGTGCCAGCAACTCCCTCACTCTGCATTCGCCGCTCAGGATTCACAAGGTCCGCGACAATTGTTACTGCGTGAATGGCACACCGTCAGATTCGGTGCACCTTGCCTTGTCCGGCTATCTGGATTTCGAGCCGGATATCGTCGTTTCAGGTATCAACCACGGTGCCAATCTTGGTGACGACGTGATTTACTCGGGCACCGTCGCTGCCGCCATGGAAGGGCGTTTTCTGGGGTTTCCGGCGGTAGCGCTGTCGATGGTCGGTCCGCGGGCGACGCATTTTGCAACAGCGGCGCAAATTGCCTGCGAACTGGTGAAGCGCCTCGAGCGCGAAACGCTGGCGCCGGACACCATTCTGAACGTCAACGTGCCCGACTTGCCGTATTCGGCGCTGGCCGGTGTGCAAAGTACCCGGCTCGGCTTCCGGCACCGCTCGGAACCACTGATCAAGTCCAGGGATCCGCACGGCCGCACGATCTACTGGATAGGCCCTGCCGGAGACGGGCAGGATGCCGGACCCGGCACTGATTTTGAGGCGATCGAACAAGGCTACGTCTCGGTCACGCCGCTCAAGGTCGACCTGACGCGACACGATGCTGTTGGGCCGCTGCAGGACTGGCTGAACAGATGA
- a CDS encoding protein-L-isoaspartate(D-aspartate) O-methyltransferase has product MTPADPGIRGIGMTSLRTRERLVQRLMDQGIRSDEVLGQIRNVPRHLFVDEALSSRAYEDTALPIGLGQTISQPYVVARMTEAMLEHLSGARRVLEIGTGCGYQTAVLAPLVKEIHTVERIPALLRRARRQLSELEIYNVRFRQGDGWLGWPKYGPYDGILVAAAAPRVPVPLLEQLTEQGCLIIPVGPSGRQELALVTRNGNELHQRSLGAVSFVPLVHGK; this is encoded by the coding sequence ATGACGCCTGCCGACCCGGGTATTCGCGGCATAGGCATGACCTCCCTGCGTACGCGCGAGCGCTTGGTCCAGCGCTTGATGGATCAGGGCATACGTTCTGACGAGGTGCTGGGGCAGATCCGCAACGTGCCGCGACACCTGTTTGTCGACGAGGCCTTGTCGAGCAGGGCATACGAAGACACTGCATTGCCTATAGGGCTGGGACAGACCATCAGCCAGCCTTATGTCGTTGCGCGCATGACCGAGGCGATGCTCGAACATTTGTCGGGTGCCCGTCGGGTGCTGGAAATCGGTACCGGCTGTGGCTACCAGACAGCCGTACTGGCGCCGCTGGTTAAAGAAATACACACCGTGGAACGCATTCCGGCATTGCTCCGCCGGGCCCGTCGCCAGCTCAGCGAACTGGAGATTTACAACGTCCGGTTTCGGCAGGGTGACGGCTGGCTGGGCTGGCCGAAATACGGGCCGTACGACGGCATACTCGTGGCGGCAGCGGCACCGAGAGTGCCTGTGCCGCTGCTCGAACAACTGACCGAGCAAGGTTGTCTGATTATTCCCGTTGGACCCAGTGGCCGGCAGGAGCTGGCGCTCGTAACCCGTAATGGCAACGAGTTGCATCAGCGTTCGCTGGGGGCCGTCAGTTTCGTACCGCTTGTCCATGGAAAGTAG
- a CDS encoding YqaA family protein: MRLFGALYERVLSWSVHPRAEQALAAISFAESSFFPVPPDVMLAPMCLARPQRAWRLATITTVASLLGGIAGYAIGVFLFESIEPWLMDSHYWSAYLTGREWFDAWGIWAVFLAGFSPIPYKVFTIAAGVAALNLPGFILASLVGRGARFFLVAGLVRAGGPRMAAFLPKYVERIGWSVVAIAAVLMVVGMSR; the protein is encoded by the coding sequence ATGAGGCTCTTCGGCGCCTTGTACGAGCGGGTACTGAGCTGGTCCGTGCACCCCAGGGCTGAGCAGGCGCTGGCCGCTATCAGCTTTGCCGAGTCCTCGTTTTTTCCGGTTCCGCCCGATGTCATGTTGGCCCCGATGTGCCTCGCGCGTCCGCAGCGGGCGTGGCGTCTCGCGACAATTACCACGGTTGCATCCTTGCTCGGTGGCATCGCCGGTTACGCCATTGGCGTGTTCCTTTTTGAGAGCATTGAACCGTGGCTGATGGACAGTCACTACTGGTCAGCGTACCTGACGGGGCGCGAGTGGTTCGATGCCTGGGGCATCTGGGCGGTCTTTCTGGCCGGCTTCTCGCCGATTCCTTACAAAGTGTTCACGATCGCGGCCGGAGTCGCGGCGCTGAACCTGCCTGGCTTTATTCTGGCTTCGCTGGTGGGCCGGGGCGCGCGCTTTTTCCTGGTGGCGGGGCTGGTGCGGGCAGGTGGGCCGCGTATGGCCGCGTTTCTGCCAAAATACGTTGAGCGCATAGGCTGGAGCGTTGTGGCGATCGCCGCTGTGCTTATGGTTGTCGGGATGAGTCGCTGA
- a CDS encoding peptidoglycan DD-metalloendopeptidase family protein, with product MKPAHSIRGVVVLFVSVCLLSGCGLFDGRDYTARDVHVVRSGETLFTIAWRYGQDLKDLARWNNLGDGSLIYPGQVIKLYPPAGRAATAGGKTTRSPAPPLPPIPAGPSPAWAWPTNGKVAVEFGQRPGAGTGVLVAGRVGQAVVAAADGRIVYAGGGLIGYGQLIIIKHNDTYLSAYGYNASLLVKEGQTIRKGQRIATMGEGPGQQPRLHFEIRRNGKPVNPRQYLPAR from the coding sequence ATGAAGCCAGCGCACAGCATCAGGGGAGTGGTTGTTCTGTTCGTTTCCGTTTGCTTGCTAAGCGGATGCGGGCTGTTCGACGGCCGTGACTATACCGCCCGTGACGTGCACGTTGTCCGCAGCGGCGAAACTCTGTTCACCATTGCCTGGCGCTACGGGCAAGATCTCAAAGACCTCGCTCGCTGGAATAATCTCGGTGACGGCTCGCTAATTTATCCCGGTCAGGTGATCAAGCTGTACCCGCCAGCGGGCAGGGCCGCAACGGCTGGCGGCAAGACCACGCGCTCGCCAGCCCCGCCGTTGCCACCAATCCCGGCGGGACCGTCGCCGGCCTGGGCCTGGCCAACCAACGGCAAGGTTGCGGTTGAGTTCGGCCAGCGTCCCGGCGCCGGTACGGGCGTACTGGTGGCTGGGCGAGTCGGCCAGGCAGTCGTTGCCGCGGCTGATGGCCGTATCGTGTATGCCGGCGGTGGACTAATTGGCTATGGACAGCTTATTATAATCAAGCACAACGACACCTACCTAAGTGCCTACGGGTACAACGCGTCGCTCCTAGTCAAGGAGGGCCAGACGATCAGGAAAGGTCAGCGGATCGCGACCATGGGTGAGGGGCCGGGACAACAGCCGCGACTGCATTTTGAAATCAGGCGCAACGGCAAGCCAGTTAACCCGCGACAGTATTTGCCAGCGAGATAA
- the rpoS gene encoding RNA polymerase sigma factor RpoS, which translates to MAYSQNLDSGIPSTRDRGRRSGHSELADDTAAKRPRVALGVDATRLYLNDIGVSELLTAEEEVSLGRRVQRGDERARQHMIVSNLRLVVKLARRYLNRGLPLLDLIEEGNLGLIHAVKKFDPERGFRFSTYATWWIRQTIERAIMNQSRTVRLPIHVIKDINVCLRTAYKLGQKHAGTASATDIATKLDRDVADVERLLALHDRVILGSASSDDERSPLETLPASRDAEPPRCVQRAVVASLLDEWLGRLSDKKRAVIERRFGLHGRRRLTLEQIGSELGVTRERVRQIQLEALRNLRGMMEDQGLSFDTLLG; encoded by the coding sequence GTGGCTTATTCGCAAAATCTTGATAGTGGCATTCCGTCGACCCGCGATCGCGGGCGGCGATCCGGACATTCTGAATTGGCAGACGACACGGCGGCCAAGCGTCCACGCGTTGCATTAGGCGTTGATGCGACCCGTCTCTATCTGAACGATATTGGTGTGTCAGAGCTGTTGACGGCCGAAGAAGAAGTATCGCTCGGGCGGCGAGTGCAGCGCGGTGACGAGCGGGCGCGGCAGCACATGATCGTGTCGAACTTGCGCCTGGTGGTCAAACTGGCGCGACGTTACCTCAATCGCGGTTTGCCTCTGCTGGACCTCATCGAGGAAGGCAATCTCGGGCTCATACATGCCGTCAAGAAGTTCGATCCGGAACGGGGCTTCCGTTTCTCCACCTACGCGACCTGGTGGATTCGGCAAACCATCGAACGGGCCATCATGAACCAGTCGCGCACCGTGCGCTTGCCGATACACGTGATCAAGGACATCAATGTTTGCCTGCGTACCGCTTACAAGCTCGGACAAAAGCACGCAGGCACGGCCAGTGCTACCGACATTGCGACCAAGCTGGATCGCGATGTGGCCGATGTCGAGCGCCTGTTGGCGTTGCACGATCGGGTTATTCTCGGTTCAGCAAGCAGCGACGACGAACGCAGTCCGCTGGAAACGCTGCCGGCCTCACGCGATGCGGAACCGCCGCGCTGCGTGCAGCGAGCCGTGGTTGCGTCCCTGTTGGACGAGTGGCTGGGCCGTTTGAGTGACAAGAAACGCGCGGTGATCGAGCGTCGCTTTGGGCTGCATGGGCGCCGTCGCTTGACGCTTGAGCAGATCGGCAGTGAATTGGGAGTTACCCGCGAACGGGTTCGGCAGATCCAGCTGGAAGCGCTGCGCAACTTGCGCGGCATGATGGAAGATCAGGGCTTGTCTTTCGATACGCTACTGGGCTGA
- a CDS encoding Mth938-like domain-containing protein, which translates to MKFTRDNHTHLSIRRIERGALTIGEETFTESIALTSDTLLRDWPELAVDQLDLNALQRLLDEKPEVIVLGTGWQHQFAPRELMFDLARRGIGLETMDTPAACRTFNILVGEGRRPAALLLID; encoded by the coding sequence ATGAAATTTACCCGCGACAATCACACCCATCTGAGTATTCGACGAATCGAGCGCGGTGCGCTGACGATCGGCGAGGAAACGTTCACGGAGAGTATCGCGTTGACCTCAGACACGCTGCTACGAGACTGGCCCGAACTCGCGGTCGATCAGCTTGACCTGAACGCGCTGCAACGCCTCTTGGACGAAAAGCCTGAAGTGATCGTGCTGGGCACCGGCTGGCAACATCAGTTCGCGCCCAGAGAATTGATGTTTGACCTTGCGCGGCGCGGCATTGGCCTGGAGACCATGGACACGCCTGCGGCCTGCCGCACGTTTAATATTCTGGTCGGAGAGGGGCGGCGACCCGCAGCGCTGTTGTTGATCGACTGA